Proteins from one Helicobacter ganmani genomic window:
- a CDS encoding MlaD family protein: MEARLNYVLLGVFFVVSLIALAGFVFWMGKYDRNLKDYHEYYLYNKNLPKGIRTETQVRYLGLPVGFVKSYKLNTEAEDVEITLWIKKEIVLKEGAHIFVDSQGLTGGAFLSLVQGQGEFYKEGEKAVLSLQENWLEKVGSKAENVFDRLEMSLNRINRLLSDKNLDNIERALSGLANLPPRIDNVLLSAQKEIKGVGESREAIHHDIVNGDYNLRAILTPLLYDLERNSKTLEQVLQRAESSMENFSNAPSEFLFGTRGQTLGPRE; encoded by the coding sequence ATGGAAGCGCGATTGAATTATGTTTTACTTGGTGTGTTTTTTGTTGTTTCGTTGATTGCTTTGGCAGGATTTGTTTTTTGGATGGGAAAATACGATAGAAATCTTAAGGATTATCACGAATATTATCTTTATAACAAGAATTTGCCCAAAGGGATTCGGACAGAAACACAGGTGCGATATTTGGGGCTTCCAGTAGGATTTGTCAAGAGCTATAAACTCAATACAGAAGCAGAGGATGTAGAGATTACACTTTGGATTAAAAAAGAGATTGTTTTAAAGGAGGGGGCACATATTTTTGTTGATTCTCAAGGGCTAACAGGAGGAGCTTTTCTCTCTCTTGTGCAAGGGCAAGGAGAGTTTTATAAAGAGGGCGAAAAGGCAGTTTTGAGCTTACAAGAAAATTGGCTAGAAAAAGTCGGAAGTAAGGCAGAAAATGTGTTTGACCGCTTGGAGATGAGCCTTAATCGTATCAATCGGCTTTTGAGCGATAAGAACTTAGACAACATAGAGCGCGCTCTATCGGGTTTGGCAAACTTGCCACCAAGAATAGATAATGTCTTGCTCTCCGCGCAAAAAGAAATTAAAGGTGTAGGGGAGAGTAGAGAGGCGATTCATCACGATATTGTCAATGGGGATTATAATTTGCGTGCAATTTTAACGCCACTTCTGTATGATTTAGAACGAAACTCCAAAACATTAGAGCAGGTTTTGCAAAGGGCAGAAAGTTCTATGGAAAATTTTTCTAACGCACCTAGTGAGTTTTTGTTTGGCACGCGAGGGCAAACTTTAGGACCACGTGAATAA
- a CDS encoding ABC transporter ATP-binding protein, whose protein sequence is MESQTNANFQNIIEIRNLTTTYGTRIIHDRISFNIRRKEIFALLGGSGSGKSTLLNTMIFLKQPTSGEVRILGQNIWNLNPKDTLQCKLNIGVLFQFGALFSSLNVLENLMIPLREWTNFRPSDIESLAYIWLTRVGLKAEVAKLYPNELSGGMVKRVGLARALALSPKILFLDEPTSGLDPKSARHFDALIMELRDLLGISVVMVTHDMESVKGAVDRMIILKNQKIFFEGSVRELAQQTQSLDLFLYQI, encoded by the coding sequence ATGGAATCACAAACAAATGCAAACTTCCAAAATATTATAGAGATTCGTAATCTTACAACGACTTATGGGACGCGTATCATTCACGATAGAATCTCCTTTAATATCCGTAGAAAAGAAATTTTTGCTTTGCTTGGTGGAAGTGGGAGCGGAAAAAGCACCTTGCTTAATACAATGATTTTTCTAAAACAACCCACAAGTGGTGAGGTGAGGATTTTGGGTCAAAATATTTGGAATCTCAATCCCAAAGATACGCTCCAATGCAAATTAAATATAGGCGTATTATTTCAGTTTGGTGCGCTCTTTAGCTCCTTAAATGTGTTGGAAAACCTAATGATTCCTTTGCGGGAATGGACGAATTTCAGACCTAGTGATATAGAATCTCTAGCATATATTTGGCTTACGCGTGTGGGGCTTAAGGCAGAGGTTGCCAAACTTTATCCCAATGAATTAAGCGGTGGAATGGTGAAGCGCGTGGGGTTGGCACGTGCTTTGGCTTTGAGTCCAAAAATCTTATTTTTAGATGAGCCAACAAGTGGATTAGACCCCAAAAGCGCGAGACATTTTGATGCCTTGATTATGGAGTTGAGGGATTTATTGGGGATTAGTGTCGTAATGGTAACGCACGATATGGAATCTGTCAAAGGCGCAGTGGATAGAATGATAATATTGAAAAATCAAAAAATATTTTTTGAGGGAAGTGTCCGTGAGTTGGCACAACAAACACAATCGTTGGATTTGTTTTTATATCAGATTTAA
- a CDS encoding MlaE family ABC transporter permease codes for MLASLEIRYEGVENVLITFGGIWDKSLSKQVLNKLDSTWDSITRHFGGKESQNIKVHILLRKDFDLDFCGGEVLLRWLEDLKQKGKIRLEDSQNALFLSPKTQRIFALLQEKKMPDKSAITEELIRWHLDTFKILKNWSNYALITFGFLGEMIYRLLVGFINPATIRLKALFFQVQEALIKAIPIVSLACFLIGIVVAYQGSLQLAQFGASILIVEMSSMLTLREMAPIITAIIIAGRSASAFSAEIGMMRATQEIDAMNVMGFNPINFLVLPRVIALCVALPLVVFIADIFGLVGAMLVSSMQLGISSEQFVERFLQMVEMRHFWIGFLKAPFFGLIIALIGCYHGFIVAKDTRSIGIHTTKSVVESIFCVIAFDALCSVIFTQIGW; via the coding sequence ATGCTAGCGAGTTTGGAGATTCGTTATGAAGGAGTAGAAAATGTCCTCATTACATTTGGCGGTATTTGGGACAAAAGCCTTTCTAAGCAAGTTTTGAATAAATTGGACAGCACTTGGGATTCTATTACGCGACATTTTGGGGGTAAAGAATCACAAAACATAAAAGTTCATATTTTATTAAGAAAAGATTTTGATTTGGATTTTTGTGGTGGGGAAGTTTTGTTGCGTTGGTTGGAGGATTTGAAGCAAAAGGGAAAAATTAGACTTGAGGATTCGCAAAATGCACTCTTTCTTTCCCCCAAAACACAGCGGATTTTTGCGCTTTTGCAAGAAAAGAAAATGCCCGATAAGTCAGCAATTACAGAGGAATTAATCCGCTGGCATTTGGACACCTTTAAGATTCTAAAAAATTGGAGTAATTACGCACTAATAACCTTTGGTTTCTTGGGTGAAATGATTTATCGCCTTTTAGTGGGTTTTATTAATCCCGCGACGATTCGTCTAAAAGCCTTGTTTTTCCAAGTACAAGAAGCATTGATTAAAGCGATTCCGATTGTCTCTTTGGCTTGCTTTCTGATTGGAATCGTGGTTGCCTATCAAGGCAGTCTCCAGCTTGCGCAATTTGGGGCAAGCATTTTAATTGTGGAGATGAGCTCTATGCTGACTTTGCGCGAAATGGCACCAATCATCACGGCAATCATCATTGCAGGGCGCAGCGCGTCTGCCTTTAGTGCGGAGATTGGAATGATGCGTGCGACACAAGAAATTGATGCAATGAATGTGATGGGATTTAATCCTATAAATTTCTTGGTGCTACCTCGTGTCATTGCGCTATGTGTCGCGCTACCTCTTGTGGTCTTTATTGCAGATATTTTTGGATTAGTTGGTGCAATGCTTGTTTCTTCTATGCAATTAGGAATCAGTAGCGAGCAGTTTGTGGAGCGATTTTTGCAAATGGTTGAAATGCGACATTTTTGGATAGGATTTCTCAAAGCCCCATTTTTTGGGTTAATTATCGCGCTTATTGGTTGTTATCACGGATTCATCGTAGCAAAAGACACGCGCAGTATTGGAATCCATACAACTAAAAGTGTGGTAGAATCTATTTTTTGTGTGATTGCATTTGACGCATTATGCTCGGTAATTTTTACGCAAATAGGTTGGTAA
- a CDS encoding thioredoxin domain-containing protein: MQIMQKTILNTAMIVGLASFANAGFEENFTKSVQGFAGVEVKVQLKKPLKSFKNQYFVIGRTQGGDIFPALVSQEGSYFVALSNMMNLDKEDSKMIMEELRKAENAKEKKDTAALNALFSGFNQEDFIYLRGTGKNLPTHIVVTDPDCPYCRKQLEEIESELKEANLKLIFAPVHQKEAFIKAQLAMNQTAKLKADDTKGKIKILRKFYQDRKLSKEEMATDFTQVRKNTDKIFASKVIRGVPFVFEQK; encoded by the coding sequence ATGCAAATAATGCAAAAAACTATTTTGAATACAGCGATGATAGTTGGTTTAGCGAGTTTTGCTAATGCGGGATTTGAGGAAAATTTTACAAAAAGCGTGCAGGGATTCGCGGGAGTGGAAGTCAAGGTGCAACTCAAAAAACCGCTTAAAAGCTTCAAAAATCAATATTTTGTGATTGGACGCACGCAAGGAGGAGATATTTTTCCGGCACTTGTGAGCCAAGAGGGAAGTTATTTTGTTGCATTAAGTAATATGATGAACCTAGACAAGGAGGATTCCAAAATGATTATGGAGGAACTCCGCAAAGCAGAAAATGCAAAAGAAAAGAAAGATACAGCGGCACTCAACGCACTTTTTTCAGGTTTCAATCAAGAGGATTTCATTTACCTTAGAGGAACGGGTAAAAACCTCCCAACTCATATTGTTGTAACAGACCCGGATTGCCCTTATTGTCGCAAACAATTAGAGGAGATAGAATCTGAACTAAAAGAAGCGAATTTGAAATTAATTTTTGCGCCTGTACATCAAAAGGAAGCCTTTATTAAGGCACAATTAGCGATGAATCAAACCGCAAAACTTAAAGCAGACGATACAAAAGGCAAAATCAAAATTCTACGCAAATTTTATCAAGACAGAAAATTGAGCAAAGAAGAAATGGCGACAGATTTTACACAAGTGCGCAAAAATACAGATAAAATTTTTGCTAGCAAAGTAATTCGGGGTGTCCCTTTTGTCTTTGAGCAAAAATAA
- the queF gene encoding preQ(1) synthase — translation MPKKQTPQESLTHLGNKTQYVFTYDKSLLETFENQFTERDYFIKFNCPEFTSLCPITGQPDFATIYISYIPDKKMLESKSLKLYLFSFRNHGGFHEDCVNRILEDLVELMQPRYLEVWGKFLPRGGISIDPYANYGIPKTKYQEMAEYRLTHHDLLLEKVDNR, via the coding sequence ATGCCAAAGAAGCAAACCCCCCAAGAATCCCTTACACATTTGGGAAATAAAACGCAATATGTCTTCACCTACGACAAAAGCCTTTTAGAGACTTTTGAGAATCAATTCACAGAGCGAGATTATTTTATCAAGTTTAATTGCCCCGAATTTACAAGCCTTTGCCCCATTACAGGACAGCCGGACTTTGCGACAATTTATATTTCGTATATCCCAGATAAAAAAATGCTAGAATCCAAATCACTTAAACTCTATCTTTTTAGCTTCCGCAATCACGGAGGATTCCACGAGGATTGCGTGAATAGAATCTTAGAGGATTTGGTGGAGTTAATGCAGCCACGCTATCTTGAAGTGTGGGGGAAATTTTTGCCACGTGGGGGAATCAGCATTGACCCTTATGCAAACTATGGAATCCCAAAGACAAAATACCAAGAAATGGCAGAATATCGCCTCACCCACCACGATTTATTGTTAGAAAAGGTGGATAATCGTTAA
- the gltS gene encoding sodium/glutamate symporter translates to MIVSFNFYATLLSMIFVLLLGRFIIGKSKFLRDYNIPEPVVGGIIAAIAIFLLYHYGKIELKFDGALKDPLMLAFYASIGLSADFASLKKGGKILFIFLIFVSVLLFLQNIAGVLAAKFMGVNPVIGLLGGSVTMSGGHGTGAAWADIFKLPPYEFEAALEVAMACATFGLIAGGVIGGPVAHYLVKKYQLQLPSKDVVEEGLPKGFEKPEKERLITATSFVESLALIAISLLIGTLISSYLKGSAFTLPTFVWCLFVGAILRNVLSMTKVHQVFDREVSVLGNVSLSLFLAFALMTINLTQLVSLALPMLVILTIQVVLMIAFAIFVTFRFCGRDYDAAVLAAGHCGFGLGATPTAMANMQTVTQHYGMSHMAFIVVPLVGAFFIDLVNAIVISGVLKLPFF, encoded by the coding sequence ATGATAGTTTCATTTAATTTTTACGCCACTTTGCTTAGTATGATTTTCGTATTGCTTTTGGGGCGTTTTATCATCGGCAAAAGTAAATTTTTGCGTGATTATAATATTCCAGAACCTGTGGTGGGGGGAATCATTGCAGCAATTGCGATTTTTCTGCTTTATCATTATGGCAAAATAGAATTGAAGTTTGATGGAGCGTTAAAAGACCCTTTGATGTTAGCATTTTATGCTAGTATTGGACTAAGTGCCGATTTTGCTTCACTCAAAAAAGGTGGAAAGATTCTTTTTATCTTTTTAATCTTTGTTTCTGTGTTGCTCTTTTTGCAAAATATTGCGGGAGTGCTTGCAGCTAAGTTTATGGGTGTGAATCCCGTGATTGGTTTGCTTGGAGGTTCTGTTACAATGAGCGGAGGACACGGCACAGGTGCTGCGTGGGCAGATATTTTTAAGCTGCCCCCTTATGAGTTTGAAGCTGCTTTGGAGGTAGCTATGGCTTGTGCAACTTTCGGATTAATCGCCGGTGGGGTTATCGGCGGTCCTGTGGCACACTATCTTGTGAAAAAATATCAATTGCAACTCCCAAGCAAAGATGTAGTAGAGGAGGGTTTGCCAAAAGGGTTTGAAAAGCCAGAAAAAGAGAGGTTGATTACCGCGACTTCGTTTGTGGAATCTCTAGCTTTGATTGCGATTTCTTTGCTGATTGGAACGCTTATTTCAAGTTATTTAAAAGGCTCTGCTTTCACGCTTCCCACCTTTGTATGGTGTTTATTTGTGGGAGCGATTCTGCGCAATGTGCTATCTATGACAAAAGTGCATCAAGTGTTTGATAGAGAAGTTTCCGTGCTAGGAAATGTGAGTTTGTCGCTTTTCTTGGCTTTTGCGTTGATGACGATTAATCTTACACAGCTTGTCTCACTTGCGCTTCCTATGCTTGTGATTCTCACGATTCAAGTCGTGTTGATGATTGCCTTTGCGATTTTCGTTACTTTTAGATTCTGCGGGCGTGATTATGACGCAGCGGTTTTGGCTGCGGGACATTGCGGGTTTGGACTTGGAGCGACTCCTACGGCAATGGCAAATATGCAAACGGTTACCCAACATTATGGTATGAGCCATATGGCGTTTATCGTCGTGCCTTTGGTGGGAGCGTTTTTTATTGACCTTGTGAATGCAATCGTGATTAGCGGAGTGCTAAAACTTCCATTTTTTTAG
- the mshL gene encoding pilus (MSHA type) biogenesis protein MshL, whose protein sequence is MRLLYRFSLLFLLLFAPLFACQNRLFNLSLQDYPIKIGEVLNEFSSECHFSVVWDEIAIESRLNQNLSMINFKDKDLNFIFELLFNAANLHYSFEKDILRLKINETKTFKINYLSTNRQGISNTSVSINNEERQSNYNTQRDEDNLSKSGINIKSEDGFNFWETIETEILTMINAKAEEGRVIINRGAGLVSVKGDRKSLQKVESYIQNLHERLQQQVLIDVHILSVAHKNAQTLGINWESLYDLQNLVIPPFSESASLGGKGEMGNVSGLNLIGGDSGRSLHYGLNIFSQGVSLTRIVEFLKTYGEVQSISNPKVLTLNNQPAMISVGDILRYKKSNIYQNTNAQTTLTNTDNEYPSIFAGVLLDITPLVFGEEIMLKINPSITKTKDNKSEIPSNAFDTPPNLTTNQLSSIVKVKNNQKIILGGLISQNTMNQQNKVPLLGDIPLLKLLFSYSQEVQNTEEIIFIIEPKIITDNVLSLESLGYRLIDEEKINRNNKE, encoded by the coding sequence ATGCGACTTCTTTACCGATTCAGCCTCCTATTTCTTTTGCTTTTCGCTCCACTTTTTGCGTGCCAAAATCGCCTTTTTAATCTCTCTTTGCAAGATTATCCCATCAAAATTGGTGAGGTTTTAAACGAATTTTCTAGTGAGTGCCATTTCAGTGTTGTTTGGGACGAAATCGCAATAGAATCGCGGCTCAACCAAAATCTTTCTATGATTAACTTTAAAGACAAAGATTTGAATTTTATCTTTGAATTACTTTTTAATGCGGCAAATTTGCATTATTCTTTTGAAAAGGACATTTTAAGACTTAAAATTAATGAAACAAAAACTTTCAAAATCAACTACTTAAGCACGAATCGGCAAGGCATTAGCAATACTTCTGTTTCTATCAATAATGAGGAGCGGCAAAGCAACTACAATACGCAAAGAGATGAAGACAATTTAAGCAAGTCTGGAATCAATATCAAAAGCGAAGACGGATTTAATTTTTGGGAAACGATTGAAACAGAAATCTTAACAATGATTAATGCCAAAGCAGAGGAAGGGCGTGTGATTATCAATCGTGGCGCGGGATTAGTCAGCGTCAAAGGCGATAGAAAATCACTCCAAAAGGTAGAATCCTATATCCAAAACCTACACGAACGCTTGCAGCAACAAGTTTTGATTGATGTGCATATTCTAAGCGTTGCGCACAAAAACGCGCAGACTTTGGGGATTAATTGGGAAAGTCTTTATGATTTGCAAAATCTTGTGATTCCACCTTTTAGCGAGAGTGCAAGCTTAGGAGGCAAGGGCGAAATGGGCAATGTCAGCGGACTAAACCTCATCGGTGGCGATAGCGGACGCAGTTTGCATTATGGGTTAAATATTTTCTCGCAAGGCGTAAGTCTCACGCGCATTGTAGAGTTTCTAAAAACCTATGGGGAGGTGCAATCTATCTCTAATCCCAAAGTTCTTACACTCAACAATCAACCCGCAATGATTAGCGTAGGCGATATTTTGCGCTACAAGAAAAGCAATATTTATCAAAACACCAATGCGCAAACCACGCTCACAAATACCGATAACGAATATCCAAGCATCTTTGCTGGCGTGCTTTTAGACATTACACCTTTGGTGTTTGGAGAGGAAATCATGCTCAAAATCAATCCCTCTATTACCAAAACCAAAGATAACAAAAGCGAGATTCCAAGCAATGCCTTTGACACCCCACCTAATCTTACAACCAATCAACTAAGCTCTATCGTCAAGGTAAAAAATAATCAAAAGATAATTTTAGGTGGGCTCATCTCGCAAAACACAATGAATCAACAAAATAAAGTGCCGCTACTTGGGGACATACCTTTGCTAAAGCTACTTTTTTCTTATTCGCAAGAAGTGCAAAATACGGAGGAAATTATTTTCATCATTGAGCCAAAAATTATTACAGACAATGTATTAAGCCTAGAATCGCTCGGCTATCGCTTGATTGATGAGGAAAAGATTAATAGAAATAATAAGGAATAA
- the gmhA gene encoding D-sedoheptulose 7-phosphate isomerase, which produces MKQVILGEIAAHLESAQKMESLAQDLENAAQMAIEVLKGGGKILLCGNGGSAADSQHIAAELTGRYKRERKGLCAIALTTDTSALSAIGNDYGYEFVFSRQVEAIARNGDLLLGISTSGNSKNVLNALKVARQIGCKTLGFSGGSGGEMRNLCDILLISPSSDTPRIQEMHILMGHILCDLIEREAE; this is translated from the coding sequence ATGAAACAAGTGATTTTGGGAGAGATTGCAGCACATTTAGAAAGTGCGCAAAAAATGGAATCTCTAGCGCAAGATTTAGAAAATGCAGCACAAATGGCGATAGAGGTATTAAAAGGCGGAGGCAAGATTCTACTCTGTGGCAATGGCGGAAGTGCGGCAGATAGCCAACACATTGCGGCAGAACTTACCGGGAGATACAAGCGGGAGCGCAAGGGTTTGTGTGCGATTGCTCTAACAACCGATACGAGTGCTTTGAGCGCGATTGGAAACGATTATGGCTATGAGTTTGTGTTTTCTAGACAAGTGGAGGCGATAGCAAGAAATGGGGATTTGTTGCTTGGAATCTCTACAAGTGGCAATAGTAAAAATGTCCTTAATGCCTTAAAAGTCGCGCGTCAGATAGGTTGTAAAACTCTAGGATTTAGCGGAGGGAGCGGGGGAGAAATGCGGAATCTCTGCGATATTTTGCTCATCTCTCCAAGCAGTGATACGCCGCGCATTCAGGAAATGCACATTTTAATGGGGCATATTCTTTGTGATTTGATTGAAAGAGAGGCGGAATAA
- the rfaE1 gene encoding D-glycero-beta-D-manno-heptose-7-phosphate kinase: MKPNILVVGDLILDHYIWGNCERISPEAPVQVIDVKKESLSLGGACNVANNLISLESNVWICGIVGCDEAGKTLKQELENRGIKIEGIFSSTLRPTTQKSRLIAAHQQVVRIDREDKSLICQEGEKFILDFVSRKIVESNLQCLVLSDYQKGVLNDSLTQSLVALAKAHDLKILIDPKGKDYTKYKGATLLTPNKKEAMQATGINICDEDSLQDCIVALQKMCALETSLITLSEDGIAFATRDSIQEGSVKVERMPTIAREVFDVTGAGDTVIASLAYMLALGKPISQSVYFANAAAAVVVSKVGSATASKQEIFAYLRRNNLLDSALANTEFLQIFGEEMSLSNSLSRQITKIFKRQKLTSYWDKWIKAEEFYGFLESLHQLKEENFKIVFTNGCFDILHLGHIDYLHKARNLGDLLIIGLNSDASVKRLKGISRPMNEEKDRIAMLCALECVDFVVVFEEETPRELIAKIRPNVLVKGADYQGKEVVGSEFSDEVCLLEFIEGKSTSQLIQKIKES; encoded by the coding sequence GGAGATTTGATTTTAGACCATTATATTTGGGGGAATTGTGAGCGCATTTCTCCTGAAGCACCAGTGCAAGTGATTGATGTAAAAAAAGAATCTTTGAGCCTAGGTGGCGCGTGTAATGTCGCTAATAACCTTATAAGTTTGGAATCCAATGTATGGATTTGCGGAATAGTGGGTTGTGATGAAGCGGGTAAAACTTTGAAACAAGAATTAGAAAATAGGGGCATTAAGATAGAGGGGATTTTCTCAAGCACTTTGCGCCCTACGACACAAAAATCTCGCCTTATTGCGGCACATCAGCAAGTCGTGCGAATTGATAGGGAGGATAAAAGCCTCATTTGTCAAGAGGGCGAGAAGTTTATTTTGGATTTTGTTTCGCGCAAGATTGTGGAATCCAATCTCCAATGTCTCGTGTTAAGTGATTATCAAAAGGGCGTATTGAATGATAGTTTGACACAAAGTTTGGTTGCCTTAGCCAAAGCGCACGATTTAAAGATTTTAATAGACCCAAAGGGCAAGGATTATACCAAATACAAGGGCGCAACCTTGCTTACTCCCAACAAAAAAGAAGCAATGCAAGCCACAGGGATTAATATTTGTGATGAGGATTCGTTGCAAGATTGTATTGTGGCTTTACAAAAAATGTGCGCATTAGAGACTTCATTAATCACTTTAAGTGAAGATGGAATCGCATTTGCCACAAGGGATTCTATCCAAGAAGGAAGCGTCAAAGTAGAGAGAATGCCAACGATTGCACGGGAAGTCTTTGATGTAACAGGAGCAGGAGACACGGTGATTGCCTCTTTGGCTTATATGTTGGCATTGGGTAAGCCAATCTCACAAAGCGTATATTTTGCCAATGCCGCCGCTGCGGTTGTAGTAAGCAAAGTGGGTTCTGCAACTGCTAGCAAACAAGAGATTTTTGCTTATCTTAGGCGCAACAACCTTTTGGATTCTGCTTTGGCAAATACAGAATTTTTGCAAATTTTTGGCGAGGAGATGTCTCTTTCAAATTCTCTAAGCAGACAAATTACCAAAATTTTTAAGCGGCAAAAACTCACTTCCTATTGGGATAAATGGATAAAAGCAGAGGAGTTTTATGGATTTTTGGAATCTCTCCACCAACTCAAAGAGGAAAATTTCAAAATCGTTTTTACAAATGGTTGCTTTGATATTTTGCATTTAGGACATATTGATTATTTGCACAAGGCGCGTAATTTAGGAGATTTGCTGATTATCGGTTTGAATAGTGATGCTTCTGTCAAACGGCTTAAAGGGATTTCGCGCCCTATGAATGAGGAAAAAGATAGAATCGCAATGCTTTGTGCTTTGGAATGTGTGGATTTTGTCGTGGTGTTTGAGGAGGAAACTCCACGAGAGTTGATTGCAAAAATTCGCCCTAATGTGTTAGTAAAAGGCGCAGACTATCAGGGCAAGGAGGTTGTGGGGAGTGAATTTAGTGATGAGGTGTGCTTGTTGGAGTTTATAGAGGGCAAAAGCACAAGTCAATTAATCCAAAAAATAAAGGAATCTTAA